In Blattabacterium cuenoti, the genomic window TTTATCATTACATTTTTTTCCAGTAAGTTTAATTTTATTAGAATTAATAACGATGACATGATCTCCGCAATTTATATGTGAAGAAAAAAAAGGTTTATGTTTTCCCATTATAATACAAGCAATTTTAGTAGATAATCTACCCAAAATTTGATTAGTTGCATCTATTATTATCCATGATTTTGATTTTACTACGTAATCTTTTTTAGCTGAAATAGTTTTTAAACTCAAAGAGTCCATATTATTTGATTTTGGAATCAATATAAGAAATTTTAAAATTTTTAATGAATGACTTTTTGTCATAAAAAAAATTTTTTATAAAAGCTTTTTATTGTCATACTTCCTATTCCCTTTATTTATAAAGGTTTTATTTCCATTATGGCATAATGATTGGAGTGCTATTGAGTGAAATTAATATATGAAAAAACGTAATAAAAATGAGTAAAATTATAGGTATTGATTTAGGAACAACAAATTCTTGTGTTGCCGTTATGGAAATAAATGATCCTGTTGTTATTCCTAATTCAGAAGGAAAAAGAACAACTCCGTCTATAGTAGCTTTTGTAGAAGGAGGAGAAAGAAAAATAGGAGATCCTGCTAAAAGACAAGCAGTAACTAATCCGCAAAAAACTATTTTTTCTATCAAACGATTTATGGGAAGAATGTATTCAGAAGTAACTGAAGAATTGAAACATGTTCCTTATAAAGTTATAAAAGGAGGGAATAATACTCCTCGTGTTGATATAGAAAAAAGATTATACGCTCCCCAAGAAATATCTGCAATGATTTTACAAAAAATGAAAAAAACAGCTGAAGATTATCTGGGAGAAGAAGTGACTAGAGCTGTAATTACAGTTCCTGCTTATTTTAATGATGCACAAAGACAAGCAACTAAAGAAGCTGGAGAAATAGCTGGATTGAAAGTAGAGAGAATTATAAATGAACCTACCGCGGCTGCTTTAGCTTATGGTTTAGATAAAAGTAATCAAAACAAAAAAATAGTTGTGTATGATTTGGGAGGAGGAACTTTTGATGTTTCTATCCTGGAATTAGGAGATGGTGTTTTTGAGGTTCTATCCACTAATGGTGATACCCATTTAGGAGGGGATGATTTTGATCAAGTTATTATTAATTATTTAGCAGATGAATTTAAATTCAAAGAAGGATTAGATTTAAGAAAGGATCCTATGGCTTTACAACGTTTGAAAGAAGCGTCTGAAAAAGCTAAAATAGAACTATCTTCCTCAAATCAAACAGAAATAAATCTTCCTTATATTACAGCAACAGAATCAGGTCCAAAACATTTAGTTTTAACTCTAATTCGGTCAAAATTTGAACAATTGTCAGAAAAGTTGATACAACGTTCTATTAACCCTTGTTCTAAAGCATTGGAAGATGCAAATTTAACAACTAAAGATATAGATGAGGTAATTTTAGTAGGAGGCTCTACTCGTATACCAAAAGTGCAAGAAGAAGTGGAAAAATTTTTTGGAAAAAAACCATCTAAAGGAGTTAATCCAGATGAAGTCGTAGCTATTGGAGCAGCGATACAAGGCGGAGTATTAACAGGAGATGTACAAAATGTATTGTTATTAGATGTTACTCCTTTATCTTTAGGAATTGAAACTTTAGGAGGAGTTTTTACCAAACTTATTGAATCTAATACAACAATTCCTACTAAAAAATCAGAAACTTTTTCTACAGCATCTGATAATCAATCGGCTGTAACTATACGTGTAGGACAAGGGGAAAGGCCGATGTTCAATGATAATAAAGAAATAGGGAGGTTTGATTTAGTAGATATACCTCCAGCACCTAGAGGTATCCCACAAATAGAAGTAACTTTTGATATAGATGCTAATGGAATTCTTCATGTTTCTGCAAAAGATAAAGGAACAGGAAAAGAACAATCTATACGTATTGAAACCTCTTCAGGTTTAAATCAAGAAGAAATAGAAAAAATGAAAAAAGAAGCAAAAGAAAATGCTCAAAAAGATGATAAAATAAAAAAAGAAATTGAAAAATTAAATGCTGCAGATAATCAGATTTTCCAATCTGAAAAGCAATTGAAAGATTACGGAAATAAATTGTCTGAAAATAATAAAAAAAATATAGAAGATTCTTTAGATAAATTAAAAAAAGCTCATTCTAACAAAGACTTCACTTCTATTGATAATTATATGAAAAAATTGGAAGAAGCTTGGACTAATGCTTCTCAAGAAATTTATACAGGGGATACAAACAAAAATAACCCATCAAATAATAAAGAAAATGAAGA contains:
- the rplM gene encoding 50S ribosomal protein L13, with amino-acid sequence MDSLSLKTISAKKDYVVKSKSWIIIDATNQILGRLSTKIACIIMGKHKPFFSSHINCGDHVIVINSNKIKLTGKKCNDKKYIHYTGYPGGQKIISIKNLFNKDSRNIIYKSVKGMLPKNRLGRSIFKNLHVYPESEHKHKAQNPSLLKLNKL
- the dnaK gene encoding molecular chaperone DnaK — encoded protein: MSKIIGIDLGTTNSCVAVMEINDPVVIPNSEGKRTTPSIVAFVEGGERKIGDPAKRQAVTNPQKTIFSIKRFMGRMYSEVTEELKHVPYKVIKGGNNTPRVDIEKRLYAPQEISAMILQKMKKTAEDYLGEEVTRAVITVPAYFNDAQRQATKEAGEIAGLKVERIINEPTAAALAYGLDKSNQNKKIVVYDLGGGTFDVSILELGDGVFEVLSTNGDTHLGGDDFDQVIINYLADEFKFKEGLDLRKDPMALQRLKEASEKAKIELSSSNQTEINLPYITATESGPKHLVLTLIRSKFEQLSEKLIQRSINPCSKALEDANLTTKDIDEVILVGGSTRIPKVQEEVEKFFGKKPSKGVNPDEVVAIGAAIQGGVLTGDVQNVLLLDVTPLSLGIETLGGVFTKLIESNTTIPTKKSETFSTASDNQSAVTIRVGQGERPMFNDNKEIGRFDLVDIPPAPRGIPQIEVTFDIDANGILHVSAKDKGTGKEQSIRIETSSGLNQEEIEKMKKEAKENAQKDDKIKKEIEKLNAADNQIFQSEKQLKDYGNKLSENNKKNIEDSLDKLKKAHSNKDFTSIDNYMKKLEEAWTNASQEIYTGDTNKNNPSNNKENEEKSSKGNENVQDVDYEEVK